The DNA segment TTCTCCGACCGGTCCACCTCCACCGCAGCGCCCATCATGTGCGCCGCCTGCGGGTCGCCGTAGCCGTCCGGCCCCATCACCCACTGCTGGTGGCGGAAGGAGATGCCCGTGAAGCGGATGTCCTTCGCCCCGTCGATGCTGACCAGCTTCTGCGATACCGGCGCGGAAACCTCCGCCTTCGACAGATCTTCACCCGGCAGAGGCGAGTAGAGCAGCTCCCCGGAGCGGGAAAGGAACCACTCGCCCGGGGCATCCAGCGCCGCGCGGTAGTTCTCCATGTGGAAGCGTCCGTCCGGCTCGTTCGTCAGCAGTTCGCGCATGCGCGGCCCGTGCATCAGCACCGCGTTCGCCGCCGGGTTGAGCTGCTTCAGGTGGTAATGGTGGACGTCCCACGTGTGCGGGATGATGATCTCCACATCCCCCGTCTCCTCCGGCTTGATCTGTTGGAAAATGGCGAACGTCGGCGCGCTGGTGGTGAACGCCTGGTACTTCAGCGCCGTCTCCCACTTCTCATCGCCCGGCTTCTCACCGGGGAAGATCGCGGACGTCGCACGGTCCTCCATGTGCAGGAACCCCTTGTTCGGCGTGCGTGCCCGCGTCGCCCGGCGGCCGTTGATCCACAGTTGCTGGAAGTACCACTTCTCCTCACGGACCTCCGGCACCTCCGCCCGCCACAGGCCGTCCGCCTGCTTCGTCCAGCCCGTGATTTTCCTGCCGCCGTCGATCACCACTTCGGCCCCCTCCGCATTCCGGAAGTGGATCCCGGAGTCCTCCGCGCCCAGCGCGATCGCCTCGCTGATAGGGTAGGTCCCGGCATGCATCACCACCGTCACCGGCTTCGGCTCCTTCCGTGCAGCCTCCAGGATCGCCGGAAACGGACGGTCCGGTGAAACCGAGATCTCACCCGCAAGCGCGGGCACGGATAGGCAGGTGGAAACGAGCAGGCAGCGGAGAATCATTGGCGCCATGCAATACGGACAAATGACGCCGATTTGTCAGTAGGGAGGGAGGACATTGCGGCTGCGCCGCTATGTCCGCTACGCTCCCATTCCTGTCCTCCGGCTGCTATGGGAATCCATAGCAAAGGTATCTCAAGATGGATCCACTCCTCACGTCCGTCGCCAATGCCGCCGGTGGACAAGAGTGTCCACCTTCCTTACTCCGGTTTCTGCTCCTTGAGCCACCACGGCGTTTCCATCGCCTGCGCGCCTTCCTTCGCGTCGAGGAATGTGTGCATCGAGCCATCGGTGAAGTATTTCCAGAACACCTTCTTCGACTCTTCGTCCGTGATTTTGAACGAACCTTTCGCCTCCTCCTCACGGAGGAAATCCCGGTAGGCATCCACTGGTTCCGGGCCCGCCTGCTGGAAGATCACGCGGCCGCCGTATTGCTTGAACAACGCCCGATTCACCTTCCAAGTTCGGACAAACTCCCGGGCCATCTTCTTTTCATCGGCGTCCGGTTTCTTCGGCTTTTCAGTCTCTTCGTCCATGTTCTTCAGGACATCCACCGCCATCGCCAGTTCCTCTTCCTTCTTCTTCCGGTCCGCATCGCTGAGTGAGGTGGACTTCAGCTCCTCCTCCAGCCGCTTCTTGTCCCGGATGAAGCCATCGCGCGTGGATTTTCCCAGCTCGTCGTTCTTGGAGAGGAACGTCTCCACCTCCTCATCCGTCGCGTCGATCATCTTCTCCTTCGCGTATTTCCCCATCATCGCCGTGAAGATCAGGGAGGTGAGGGCTTCGCTCTGGTCCGACTTGATCGGCTTGCCCAGCACCTCGGCGATGGTGGTTATCTTTTCCTTTCCCTCTTTGGCAACCTCAGCGCTCTCCGGGTTGTCCGGCTGGGCTGTCACCAGTGGTGCGGTGGTGCAAAGGATGATGAATGGCAAAGTTTTCATGAGGACCCCTTGATCACAGTGCGGCGGATCCGGCGCGGGTCAACCGAAAGGATGTGACTTCCGGAGGGGAGGGAACTGCAAGGAAGGCTCGGGACAGCCGGCCGGGTGGCAAATCCATGGAGGGGCCGGGGGCATCCGCAGACTCCCCCCACCGCCGGAAGTCTCACAACTTCCACTACCCCCACGACTCCGCCCGGCGGGCTTTGGGTAAAGGTCATCTCTCGCGGCGTTCCCTGCGGCCTGGTGACGGTTGGCCATCACCTCCGTCTCCCCGGGAGGGTGGACGCATGCGTTCCTGCTGCTGTTGTTGCTGCTCCCTCGCCCGTTCCTGCTGCTGGCGTTGCATTTCTTCCTGCTGTTCACGCATGCGCTCCTGTTGCTGACGCTGCTGTTCACGGGCTTCCTCGATCTGACGCTGGCGTTCCTGTTGTTGACGCTGTATTTCCTCCTGCTGCTGGCGGGCGCGTTCCTGTTGCTGGCGCTGCATCTCCTCCTGTTGCTGGCGCTGTTGTTCACGGGCTTCCTCGATCTGCTTCCTACGGGCCTCCTCCTGCTGCTGGCGCATCTGCTCCTGCTGCTGCTGGCGTGCCTTTTCGGCCTCCTGCATCCGCTGCTGCTCCTCACGGGCTTTGGCTTCCTCTGCCTGCTTTCTCGCCTCTTCCTGCTGCTGGCGCATCTGTTCCTGCTGTTGCTGGCGGGCTTTCTCGGCTTCCTGCATGCGTTGCTGCTCCTCACGGGCCTTGGCTTCCTCCGCTTTCTTCGCGGCGTCCTCCTGCTGCTGGCGCATCTGCTCCTGCTGTTGCTGGCGTGCCTTCTCGGCTTCCTGCATGCGGCTCTGCTGCTCCTCGCGGGCCTTGGTTTCCTCCGCTTTCTTCGCGGCATCCTCCTGCTGCTGGCGCATCTGTTCCTGCTGCTGTTGGCGAGTCTTCTCGGCTTCCTGCATGCGGCTCTGCTGCTCCTCGCGGGCCTTGGCTTCCTCCGCTTTCTTCGCGGCGTCGTCCTGCTGCTGGCGCATCTGCTCCTGCTGTTGCTGGCGTGCCTTCTCAGCCTCCTGCATGCGGCTCTGCTGCTCTTCGCGGGCCTTGGCTTCCTCGACCTGCTGCCTGCGTGACTCGACTTCCTGCTGGCGGTTCATGCCCTGCTGTCCGGAATTTTCCGTGTCCGGGTTACGGCGGGGATCCTGCCCGGGGTTCTGGCGATTTCCCGGAATCCTGCCACGGCCATTTTCGTGGCCTTCGCGGGCGTCCCGGTCAGGCATGACGTTTGGCGGGGTGGGAGGGGTGTCCGGATCACGCTGCGGCTCCGCCGGCGGAGTCACGGGATCAGTGCCGGGGGTGGTGTCGGCGGGTGGGGTGGGGGCTCCCGGGCGCGGAGCATCCGGAGCACGATCACGTCCGCGGTCGCCACGTTCTCCTCGCTGCAGGCCGCGGCCCTCGTTCATGTCACGCTGGCGTTCTTCCGATGCTTCACGGCGTCCACGCGGGGGGCGGGGATCATCCATGCCCGGGCGCTCAGCGCGATCTCCGCCGGGCGCACTTGGGCGCTCCATGCCTGGACGTTCAGGCCGCTCCATGCCGGGGCGTTCAGGGCGATCCGCACCGGGAGAGCCGGGCGTCGGGCGTCCGGGAGGATTTTCCGCGTTTTCGTCCGGGCGTGGTCCACGGTCGCGCGAAGGACCGCGGTCCGGGCGGTTGACGTCCGGTCGGCCACGGTTGTCGTCACGCTGTCCATCCGCATCACCCGGGGTGCCGGGCCTACGTGGGGTATCATCTCCGCCCGGCCTGCGCGG comes from the Luteolibacter sp. SL250 genome and includes:
- a CDS encoding DUF6600 domain-containing protein: MKTPIAATFTVLSLLATTGCDRKSGDADAKVNDLQRKADELQQQLENERVARERYEIERERAALDLEREELARQAGDKAAAEAELAKRERDLAARQGRVEQMETDLDAKQRDMTGREQDLDDRELDLAGREAIGSGYIEDAPLDALPVADYTTFYEPLSAYGSWIETVDYGYVYQPAAVRSSGWRPYTVGRWACTDRGWTWMSDEPFGWACYHYGRWALVRGHGWVWVPGDEWAPAWVSWRESGDTIGWAPLPPETLAWRGRTWGNNIDVEFSISSSWFSFVLVKNFSSPIRSHCLPFSRNNDLFRNTRNITNIHWRNRDVICGGPEYRRVRDQVSAPLPFYRLSRDQMRRPGRDPLEMRPRVSGDELRIAGPRIDAPWNSALRPSRVRERLENVSIERDGKLRPEISERFRENRQERRREAERAVESLGGREDFNRERGERLESNRREAERLVRDQPRRPGGDDTPRRPGTPGDADGQRDDNRGRPDVNRPDRGPSRDRGPRPDENAENPPGRPTPGSPGADRPERPGMERPERPGMERPSAPGGDRAERPGMDDPRPPRGRREASEERQRDMNEGRGLQRGERGDRGRDRAPDAPRPGAPTPPADTTPGTDPVTPPAEPQRDPDTPPTPPNVMPDRDAREGHENGRGRIPGNRQNPGQDPRRNPDTENSGQQGMNRQQEVESRRQQVEEAKAREEQQSRMQEAEKARQQQQEQMRQQQDDAAKKAEEAKAREEQQSRMQEAEKTRQQQQEQMRQQQEDAAKKAEETKAREEQQSRMQEAEKARQQQQEQMRQQQEDAAKKAEEAKAREEQQRMQEAEKARQQQQEQMRQQQEEARKQAEEAKAREEQQRMQEAEKARQQQQEQMRQQQEEARRKQIEEAREQQRQQQEEMQRQQQERARQQQEEIQRQQQERQRQIEEAREQQRQQQERMREQQEEMQRQQQERAREQQQQQQERMRPPSRGDGGDGQPSPGRRERRER